The following are encoded in a window of Pseudomonas sp. St316 genomic DNA:
- the cysC gene encoding adenylyl-sulfate kinase gives MNSSSPSDSNLTANVSYLSSELLAQQKGQQPTVIWFTGLSGAGKSTIASLLQKKFYLSGHHVCVLDGDQLRKGINRDLSFADEDRAESVRRAGEMAKLMAESGLIVLSALISPFARDRLSVKELLGEIHFMEVYLHAPIDVLVSRDPKGLYEKALNGKIGDFTGIDSRYEPPENPDLSFDTSKVSAGEVVQAILAQYFFRSDTSSIIA, from the coding sequence ATGAACAGCTCTAGTCCTAGTGATTCAAACCTGACTGCGAACGTTTCATACCTGAGTTCGGAGTTACTCGCTCAACAAAAAGGGCAGCAGCCTACTGTTATCTGGTTTACCGGATTATCCGGGGCGGGTAAGTCCACGATAGCGTCTTTGCTGCAAAAAAAATTCTACCTGAGTGGCCACCATGTTTGTGTTCTGGACGGCGATCAACTCCGTAAAGGGATCAATCGGGATTTATCATTCGCCGATGAGGATCGTGCCGAAAGTGTCAGAAGGGCCGGCGAGATGGCGAAACTGATGGCGGAAAGTGGTCTGATTGTACTGAGCGCGCTTATCTCACCATTTGCCCGGGACCGTTTGAGCGTCAAAGAGCTGTTGGGGGAGATCCACTTTATGGAAGTGTATTTGCACGCTCCAATTGATGTTCTCGTCAGCAGAGATCCCAAAGGACTCTATGAGAAGGCACTAAACGGGAAAATTGGAGACTTCACCGGTATTGATTCACGCTATGAACCGCCGGAAAATCCCGATCTATCCTTCGACACATCCAAAGTTTCTGCGGGAGAAGTAGTTCAAGCAATACTGGCGCAATATTTTTTTAGAAGCGATACGTCAAGCATTATTGCGTGA
- a CDS encoding GNAT family N-acetyltransferase yields MNLKPRKALIDDQSAIDQIVAAAYAHYVPRIGRKPGPMLEDYVSHIIDGHVYVLEYQQSIQGLLVLVPEEHCLLLENVAVAPQAQGRGLGRIMLEFSEMVAIDCNYSSIRLYTHELMIENIQTYLRYGYVETHRAEVNGLRRVYMSKVLSQR; encoded by the coding sequence ATGAATCTGAAGCCACGCAAGGCCCTCATCGACGATCAGTCTGCTATCGATCAGATAGTGGCTGCAGCTTACGCTCATTACGTTCCCCGAATAGGACGAAAACCTGGTCCTATGCTGGAAGATTATGTCAGCCACATTATTGATGGTCATGTTTATGTTCTGGAGTATCAACAAAGCATTCAAGGTTTGTTGGTACTTGTTCCCGAAGAGCATTGTTTGCTTTTGGAGAACGTGGCGGTTGCCCCACAGGCCCAAGGGCGCGGCTTGGGCAGGATAATGCTGGAGTTTTCTGAGATGGTCGCGATCGACTGCAACTATTCCTCCATAAGACTCTATACCCATGAGTTAATGATAGAAAATATCCAGACTTATCTGCGTTATGGGTATGTCGAAACCCACAGAGCTGAAGTCAATGGGTTGCGCCGAGTGTACATGAGTAAAGTGTTAAGTCAGCGTTGA
- a CDS encoding amino acid aminotransferase — MSLFSAVELAPRDPILGLNEAFNADTRTNKVNLGVGVYCNEEGRIPLLRAVVEAETARVAQHVSRGYLPIDGIAAYDQAVQTLLFGKDSPLIASGRVITTQAVGGTGALKIGADFLKQLLPDAVVAISDPSWENHRALFETAGFPVQNYRYYDAATHDVNRSGLLEDLNALPDRSIVVLHACCHNPTGVDLSPEDWKNVLAVVKAKNHVPFLDMAYQGFGAGIDEDAAAVRLFAESGLTFFASSSFSKSFSLYGERVGALSIVSESKEESARVLSQVKRVIRTNYSNPPTHGASIVAAVLNSPELRAQWEAELAEMRLRIRGMRIQMVDMLAKAAPHHDFSFVARQSGMFSYSGLTVEQVTRLRNEFGIYALDTGRICVAALNQNNIEAVTKAIVQVI; from the coding sequence ATGAGCCTGTTTTCCGCTGTCGAATTGGCACCCCGCGACCCCATCCTGGGCCTCAACGAAGCATTCAACGCCGACACCCGTACCAATAAGGTCAACTTGGGCGTGGGTGTTTACTGCAACGAGGAGGGGCGCATTCCACTCTTGCGCGCGGTTGTCGAGGCCGAGACGGCGCGCGTGGCTCAGCACGTTTCCCGTGGTTACCTGCCGATCGACGGCATTGCCGCCTACGACCAGGCCGTGCAGACCTTGCTGTTCGGCAAGGATTCGCCGCTGATCGCTTCCGGTCGCGTCATCACCACCCAGGCCGTGGGCGGCACCGGTGCGCTGAAGATCGGTGCCGACTTCCTCAAGCAACTGCTGCCTGACGCCGTCGTCGCCATCAGCGACCCAAGCTGGGAAAACCACCGCGCCCTGTTCGAAACCGCCGGCTTCCCGGTGCAGAACTACCGCTATTACGACGCCGCCACCCACGACGTGAACCGCAGTGGCCTGCTGGAAGACCTCAACGCCCTGCCCGACCGCTCGATCGTTGTGCTGCACGCCTGCTGCCACAACCCGACCGGCGTGGACCTGAGCCCGGAAGATTGGAAAAACGTGCTGGCCGTGGTCAAGGCCAAGAACCACGTTCCGTTCCTCGACATGGCCTACCAGGGCTTTGGCGCCGGCATCGACGAAGACGCGGCGGCCGTGCGCCTGTTCGCCGAATCGGGCCTGACGTTCTTTGCCTCCAGTTCGTTCTCCAAGTCGTTCTCGCTGTACGGCGAGCGCGTCGGCGCCCTGTCGATCGTCAGCGAATCGAAAGAAGAAAGTGCCCGCGTGCTGTCCCAGGTCAAGCGGGTGATTCGCACCAACTACTCCAACCCGCCGACTCACGGCGCCAGCATCGTCGCCGCCGTGCTCAACAGCCCTGAGCTGCGCGCCCAGTGGGAAGCCGAACTCGCCGAGATGCGCCTGCGCATTCGCGGCATGCGTATCCAGATGGTGGACATGCTGGCCAAGGCCGCCCCGCACCACGACTTCAGCTTCGTCGCACGCCAGAGCGGGATGTTCTCCTACTCCGGCCTGACCGTTGAACAAGTGACGCGCCTGCGCAACGAGTTCGGCATCTATGCCCTGGACACCGGCCGCATCTGCGTGGCCGCGCTGAACCAGAACAACATCGAGGCGGTGACCAAGGCCATCGTCCAGGTGATCTGA
- the uvrB gene encoding excinuclease ABC subunit UvrB, whose protein sequence is MSEFQLVTRFQPAGDQPEAIRLMVEGIEAGLAHQTLLGVTGSGKTFSIANVIAQVQRPTLVLAPNKTLAAQLYGEFKAFFPNNAVEYFVSYYDYYQPEAYVPSSDTFIEKDASINDHIEQMRLSATKALLERKDAIIVTTVSCIYGLGSPETYLKMVLHVDRGDKLDQRALLRRLADLQYTRNDMDFARATFRVRGDVIDIYPAESDLEAIRIELFDDEVESLSAFDPLTGEVIRKLPRFTFYPKSHYVTPRETLLDAIEGIKVELQERLEYLRSNNKLVEAQRLEQRTRFDLEMILELGYCNGIENYSRYLSGRPAGAPPPTLYDYLPADALLVIDESHVSVPQVGAMYKGDRSRKETLVEYGFRLPSALDNRPMRFDEWESVSPQTIFVSATPGNYEAEHAGRVIEQLVRPTGLVDPQIEVRPALTQVDDLLSEITKRVALEERVLVTTLTKRMSEDLTDYLADHGVRVRYLHSDIDTVERVEIIRDLRLGTFDVLVGINLLREGLDMPEVSLVAILDADKEGFLRSERSLIQTIGRAARNLNGRAILYADRITGSMERAIGETERRRDKQIAFNLANGITPKGVFKDVADIMEGATVPGSRSKKRKGMAKAAEESARYEAELRSPSEITKRIRQLEEKMYQLARDLEFEAAAQLRDEIGKLRERLLAV, encoded by the coding sequence ATGTCTGAATTCCAGCTAGTCACCCGATTCCAGCCCGCCGGCGACCAGCCGGAAGCCATCCGCCTGATGGTTGAGGGCATCGAGGCCGGTCTGGCGCACCAGACCTTGCTTGGTGTGACCGGCTCGGGCAAGACCTTCAGCATCGCCAACGTGATCGCCCAAGTGCAGCGCCCGACGCTGGTGCTGGCGCCGAACAAGACCCTGGCGGCGCAGCTGTACGGTGAGTTCAAGGCGTTTTTCCCGAATAACGCCGTGGAGTACTTCGTTTCCTACTACGACTACTACCAGCCCGAGGCCTACGTGCCATCGTCGGACACCTTCATCGAGAAGGATGCCTCGATCAACGACCACATCGAGCAGATGCGACTGTCGGCGACCAAGGCTTTGCTCGAGCGCAAGGACGCGATCATCGTCACCACGGTGTCGTGCATCTATGGCTTGGGCAGCCCGGAAACCTACCTGAAGATGGTGCTGCATGTGGATCGTGGCGACAAACTCGACCAGCGCGCCTTGCTCAGGCGCCTGGCGGATTTGCAGTACACCCGCAACGACATGGATTTCGCCCGGGCCACCTTTCGGGTGCGTGGCGATGTGATCGACATCTACCCGGCGGAATCGGATCTGGAAGCGATCCGCATCGAACTGTTTGATGACGAGGTGGAGAGCCTCTCGGCGTTCGACCCGCTGACCGGTGAAGTGATCCGCAAATTGCCACGCTTCACGTTCTACCCCAAGAGCCACTACGTGACGCCCCGGGAAACCCTGCTGGACGCCATCGAAGGGATCAAGGTCGAGTTGCAGGAGCGCCTGGAATACCTGCGCTCGAACAACAAATTGGTGGAAGCCCAGCGCCTGGAGCAGCGGACCCGCTTCGACCTGGAGATGATCCTGGAGCTGGGCTACTGCAACGGCATCGAAAACTACTCGCGCTACCTGTCGGGCCGTCCGGCGGGCGCGCCGCCGCCCACCTTGTATGACTACCTGCCGGCCGATGCCTTGCTGGTCATCGACGAATCCCACGTCAGCGTGCCCCAGGTCGGCGCCATGTACAAAGGCGACCGTTCGCGCAAGGAAACCCTGGTGGAATACGGTTTCCGCCTGCCATCGGCCCTGGATAACCGGCCGATGCGTTTTGACGAATGGGAGAGCGTGAGCCCGCAGACGATTTTTGTCTCGGCCACCCCAGGCAACTATGAGGCCGAACATGCCGGCCGGGTGATCGAGCAATTGGTGCGGCCAACCGGGCTGGTCGACCCGCAGATCGAAGTGCGCCCGGCGCTGACCCAGGTTGATGACCTGCTCTCGGAGATCACCAAGCGCGTGGCCTTGGAAGAGCGGGTGCTGGTGACCACGTTGACCAAGCGCATGTCCGAAGACCTTACCGACTACCTGGCGGACCATGGCGTGCGGGTGCGCTACCTGCACTCGGACATCGATACGGTGGAGCGGGTTGAGATCATTCGTGATCTGCGTCTGGGCACCTTTGATGTGCTGGTGGGCATCAACCTGCTGCGTGAGGGCCTGGATATGCCGGAAGTGTCGCTGGTGGCGATTCTCGACGCCGACAAGGAAGGTTTCCTGCGTTCCGAGCGTTCGTTGATCCAGACCATCGGTCGCGCGGCGCGTAACCTCAATGGCCGGGCGATTCTGTATGCCGACCGCATCACCGGCTCCATGGAGCGGGCCATCGGCGAGACCGAGCGCCGTCGCGACAAGCAGATCGCCTTCAACCTGGCCAACGGGATCACGCCAAAAGGGGTGTTCAAGGACGTCGCCGACATCATGGAAGGCGCCACCGTGCCCGGCTCGCGCAGCAAGAAGCGCAAGGGCATGGCCAAGGCCGCCGAAGAGAGTGCCCGCTACGAAGCCGAACTGCGCTCGCCGAGCGAAATCACCAAGCGTATCCGGCAGTTGGAAGAGAAGATGTACCAACTGGCCCGGGACCTGGAGTTCGAAGCGGCGGCGCAGTTGCGCGACGAGATTGGCAAGTTGCGCGAGCGGTTGCTGGCTGTCTGA
- the gltX gene encoding glutamate--tRNA ligase, whose product MTTVRTRIAPSPTGDPHVGTAYIALFNYCFAKQHGGEFILRIEDTDQLRSTRESEQQIFDALRWLGIDWSEGPDVGGPHGPYRQSERGDIYKQYCQQLVDMGHAFPCFCTAEELDQMRAEQMARGETPRYDGRALLLSKEEVARRLAAGEPHVIRMKVPSEGVCVVPDMLRGDVEIPWDRMDMQVLMKTDGLPTYFLANVVDDHLMGITHVLRGEEWLPSAPKLILLYEYFGWEQPQLCYMPLLRNPDKSKLSKRKNPTSVTFYERMGFMPEAMLNYLGRMGWSMPDEREKFSLQEMVEHFDLSRVSLGGPIFDVEKLSWLNGQWLRDLPVEEFAARVQKWALNPEYMMKIAPHVQGRVETFSQIAPLAGFFFAGGVTPDAKLFESKKLSGDQVRQLMQLILWKLESLRQWEKDSITATIQAVVESLELKLRDAMPLMFAAITGQASSVSVLDAMEILGPDLTRFRLRQAIDLLGGVSKKENKEWEKLLGAIA is encoded by the coding sequence ATGACCACCGTCCGCACCCGCATCGCGCCTTCGCCCACTGGCGATCCCCATGTCGGCACCGCCTACATCGCTTTGTTCAACTATTGCTTTGCCAAGCAGCATGGCGGCGAGTTCATCCTGCGGATCGAGGACACCGACCAGTTGCGTTCGACCCGCGAGTCCGAACAGCAGATCTTCGACGCCCTGCGCTGGTTGGGGATCGACTGGAGCGAAGGCCCGGACGTCGGCGGCCCGCACGGTCCGTACCGCCAGAGCGAGCGCGGCGATATCTACAAGCAGTATTGCCAGCAACTGGTGGACATGGGGCATGCGTTCCCGTGTTTCTGCACCGCCGAAGAGCTGGACCAGATGCGCGCCGAGCAAATGGCCCGTGGCGAAACCCCGCGCTACGACGGTCGGGCGCTGCTGCTGTCCAAGGAAGAAGTCGCCCGCCGCCTGGCCGCTGGCGAGCCCCACGTGATCCGCATGAAGGTACCGTCCGAAGGTGTCTGCGTGGTGCCGGACATGCTGCGTGGCGATGTCGAGATCCCATGGGATCGCATGGACATGCAAGTGCTGATGAAAACCGACGGCCTGCCGACGTACTTCCTGGCGAACGTGGTCGACGATCACCTGATGGGTATCACCCACGTGTTGCGCGGTGAAGAATGGCTGCCGTCGGCGCCGAAACTGATCCTGCTCTACGAATACTTCGGCTGGGAACAGCCGCAGCTGTGCTACATGCCGCTGCTGCGTAACCCGGACAAGAGCAAGCTGTCCAAACGCAAGAACCCGACTTCGGTGACGTTCTACGAGCGCATGGGCTTCATGCCCGAGGCGATGCTCAACTACCTGGGGCGCATGGGCTGGTCGATGCCGGACGAGCGCGAGAAGTTCTCGTTGCAGGAAATGGTCGAGCATTTCGATCTTTCGCGCGTCTCCCTGGGCGGGCCGATCTTCGACGTCGAGAAGCTGTCGTGGCTCAACGGCCAGTGGCTGCGGGACCTGCCGGTGGAAGAGTTCGCTGCACGGGTGCAGAAGTGGGCGTTGAACCCTGAGTACATGATGAAGATCGCTCCCCATGTGCAGGGCAGGGTAGAGACCTTCAGCCAGATCGCCCCGCTGGCCGGCTTCTTCTTCGCCGGTGGCGTGACGCCGGATGCCAAGTTGTTCGAATCCAAGAAGCTTTCGGGCGACCAGGTGCGCCAGTTGATGCAGCTGATCCTGTGGAAGCTCGAAAGCCTGCGTCAGTGGGAGAAAGACAGCATCACCGCGACCATCCAGGCCGTGGTCGAGTCGCTGGAGTTGAAACTGCGCGATGCCATGCCGCTGATGTTCGCCGCCATTACCGGCCAGGCCAGCTCGGTGTCGGTGCTCGATGCGATGGAAATCCTCGGGCCGGACCTGACCCGTTTCCGCCTGCGCCAGGCCATCGATCTGCTTGGTGGTGTGTCGAAGAAGGAAAACAAGGAGTGGGAAAAACTGTTGGGCGCGATCGCCTAA
- a CDS encoding TetR/AcrR family transcriptional regulator, giving the protein MSDKKAQTRERILKAASDALIQRGPAEPSVGEVMGAAGLTVGGFYAHFESKDALMLEAFKQLLNRRRGLIADMDGELTGEERRALVAAFYLSRKHRDSTEHACPIPASVGELGRLPDAFREVLDEHIELMVAQLAASPEDADKALADIALMVGGLALARALGPGELSDRLLRAAKSAVR; this is encoded by the coding sequence ATGAGCGATAAAAAGGCACAAACCCGTGAACGCATTCTCAAGGCCGCCAGCGATGCGCTGATCCAGCGTGGGCCGGCTGAGCCGAGCGTGGGCGAGGTGATGGGCGCGGCCGGGCTGACGGTGGGCGGTTTTTATGCCCATTTCGAAAGCAAGGATGCCTTGATGCTGGAAGCATTCAAGCAATTGCTCAATCGGCGCCGCGGCCTGATCGCCGACATGGATGGCGAGCTGACAGGCGAAGAGCGGCGCGCTCTGGTGGCGGCGTTCTATCTGTCGCGCAAGCACCGTGACTCCACCGAACACGCCTGCCCGATCCCCGCGTCGGTCGGCGAGCTCGGCCGGCTGCCGGATGCGTTTCGTGAAGTGCTCGATGAGCATATCGAGTTGATGGTCGCGCAATTGGCGGCCAGCCCGGAGGACGCCGACAAGGCCCTGGCCGACATCGCCTTGATGGTGGGCGGCCTGGCCCTGGCGCGGGCGCTGGGTCCTGGAGAGTTATCGGATCGTTTGCTGCGCGCCGCCAAGTCAGCGGTGCGATGA
- a CDS encoding alpha/beta fold hydrolase has product MNRLSWIRSVNCTLGWVAPRLVAKQMRSLFMRPRNLPPRDWELPLLASSERITLRFGLSALRWGKGPAVLLMHGWEGRPTQFAALITALVDAGYTVVALDGPAHGRSPGREANVLLFARAMLEAAAELPPLQAVIGHSMGGASALLAIQLGLRTETLVSIAAPARILGVLRGFSRMMGLPPKARSAFIRQVESDVGMPASKMDVAHYQLDVPGLIVHAEDDTSVSVRESQLIHEAWFDSRLLRLPQGGHQRVLADPRVIDGVLSLLAGRSLQARQSA; this is encoded by the coding sequence ATGAACAGGTTGAGCTGGATTCGTAGCGTCAATTGCACGCTTGGTTGGGTGGCTCCGCGCCTCGTGGCCAAACAAATGCGTTCGCTGTTCATGCGCCCGCGAAACTTGCCGCCGCGCGATTGGGAGCTGCCGCTGCTGGCCTCCTCCGAGCGTATCACCTTGCGTTTCGGTCTCTCGGCGTTGCGCTGGGGCAAAGGCCCGGCAGTCTTGCTGATGCATGGCTGGGAAGGGCGGCCGACTCAGTTCGCGGCCTTGATCACGGCCTTGGTGGACGCTGGTTATACGGTGGTGGCGCTGGACGGTCCGGCCCATGGTCGCTCACCGGGTCGCGAGGCGAATGTCCTGTTGTTTGCCAGGGCCATGCTCGAAGCCGCTGCTGAGCTGCCGCCGTTGCAGGCCGTGATCGGGCATTCCATGGGCGGCGCCAGTGCCCTGTTGGCCATCCAGTTGGGATTGCGTACCGAGACGCTGGTCAGCATCGCCGCACCCGCTCGCATTCTTGGGGTGCTGCGTGGTTTCTCCCGGATGATGGGTCTGCCGCCCAAGGCGCGTTCGGCGTTCATTCGCCAGGTGGAAAGCGATGTGGGCATGCCCGCTTCGAAGATGGATGTAGCGCATTACCAGCTGGACGTGCCGGGGTTGATTGTCCATGCCGAGGACGACACGTCGGTTTCGGTCAGGGAGTCGCAATTGATCCATGAAGCCTGGTTCGACAGTCGTTTGCTGCGACTGCCACAGGGCGGGCATCAACGGGTGCTGGCCGATCCACGGGTCATTGATGGGGTGTTATCACTGCTGGCCGGTAGAAGCCTGCAAGCGCGGCAATCGGCTTGA
- a CDS encoding thioesterase family protein, which yields MGWDRATPFIIDLQVNAEDIDGLGHANNAVYVTWLERCAWRHSQRLGLDLVEYRRLDRAMAVVRHEIDYLAAAYEGDELQLATWIVDWDQRLKMTRHFQLVRPSDNTTLLRAQTTFVCIELSTGRPKRMPPEFIEGYGPALKPSGILID from the coding sequence ATGGGCTGGGATCGGGCAACGCCGTTCATCATTGATCTTCAAGTAAATGCCGAAGACATCGACGGGTTGGGCCACGCCAACAACGCGGTGTACGTTACCTGGCTTGAGCGCTGCGCCTGGCGCCATTCCCAGCGCCTGGGCCTGGATCTGGTGGAGTACCGGCGCCTCGACCGAGCCATGGCGGTGGTGCGGCATGAAATTGATTACCTGGCGGCCGCCTATGAAGGCGACGAGCTGCAATTGGCGACCTGGATCGTCGACTGGGACCAGCGTCTGAAAATGACCCGGCATTTCCAACTGGTCCGTCCCAGCGACAACACCACGCTGTTGCGGGCCCAGACCACCTTCGTCTGCATCGAATTGTCCACCGGCAGGCCCAAGCGCATGCCGCCGGAGTTCATCGAGGGTTATGGTCCCGCGTTGAAGCCATCCGGCATCCTCATCGATTGA